One genomic window of Arachis stenosperma cultivar V10309 chromosome 10, arast.V10309.gnm1.PFL2, whole genome shotgun sequence includes the following:
- the LOC130955326 gene encoding trihelix transcription factor GT-2-like gives MENSTLPENSIENRKVAVAAAEGDSVSSDGLKGEDGERNSSGANRWPREETMALIKIRSEMDGAFRDISPKAPLWEQVSRKLGELGYERSAKKCKEKFENIYKYHRRTKEGRSGKRNGKTYRFFDQLEALDPHPNNNAVIQDAVPCSVRFPVTAMEHSSSATSSYSSGGGEDEGEGRRRKKKRRLRLFFEGLMREVLEKQESLQRKFMEVLDKCDQDRMAREQAWKTEELARIKKERELLAQERSIAAAKDEAVMSFIRKFAENSNNNGALQFPADNNNHLQEQEKEKEKEKDEVGNGINVGNFVHMSSSRWPKDEVEALIRLRTQVDEQLQQQQGNKGPLWEEVSTAMKGLGYDRSAKRCKEKWENINKYFKRMKEKNKRKPEDSKTCPYYHHLEAIYSKKPKNNNKLDDNDNDKKNELKPEELLMHIMNGQEERQQDPDQDQSSSEDADRDNHNGYQMLDNSPSSIAIMS, from the exons ATGGAAAACTCGACCTTACCGGAAAATAGCATAGAGAACAGGAAGGTGGCGGTAGCGGCGGCGGAAGGCGACAGCGTATCGTCCGATGGTTTGAAAGGCGAAGATGGTGAGCGGAACTCAAGCGGCGCGAACCGGTGGCCGCGAGAAGAGACAATGGCTTTGATAAAAATTAGGTCTGAAATGGACGGCGCCTTCAGAGACATCAGCCCCAAAGCCCCTCTTTGGGAACAAGTCTCAAG GAAATTAGGTGAGCTGGGATATGAAAGGAGTGCGAAGAAGTGTAAAGAGAAGTTTGAGAATATTTACAAGTACCATAGGAGGACCAAGGAAGGCCGTTCCGGAAAGCGTAACGGAAAAACTTACCGTTTCTTTGATCAACTAGAAGCATTAGACCCGCACCCTAACAATAACGCCGTTATTCAAGATGCGGTTCCATGTTCCGTTAGGTTTCCGGTTACTGCAATGGAGCATTCCAGTTCCGCCACTTCGTCTTACTCGAGCGGCGGGGGTGAAGACGAAGGTgaagggaggaggaggaagaagaagaggaggctGAGGCTGTTCTTTGAGGGGCTTATGAGGGAGGTTTTGGAGAAGCAAGAGAGCCTGCAGAGGAAGTTCATGGAAGTTCTCGATAAGTGCGACCAGGATCGAATGGCGAGAGAGCAAGCATGGAAGACGGAGGAGCTTGCCAGGATCAAGAAGGAGCGCGAGCTTCTCGCTCAGGAACGGTCGATTGCCGCCGCCAAGGACGAAGCGGTTATGTCCTTCATAAGAAAGTTTGCAGAAAACAGCAACAACAATGGCGCGCTGCAATTTCCAGCTGATAATAATAACCACCTCCAGGAgcaggagaaggagaaggagaaggagaaagacGAAGTTGGGAATGGCATCAATGTTGGGAATTTTGTGCACATGAGCTCTTCGCGGTGGCCGAAGGATGAAGTAGAGGCATTGATAAGGCTGAGGACACAAGTGGATGAGCAGTTACAGCAGCAGCAAGGGAACAAGGGACCGCTTTGGGAGGAGGTGTCTACGGCCATGAAGGGACTCGGATACGATCGGAGCGCAAAGAGGTGCAAGGAGAAGTGGGAGAACATCAACAAGTACTTCAAGAGAATGAAGGAGAAGAACAAGAGGAAGCCCGAGGACTCTAAAACATGTCCCTATTATCACCATCTTGAGGCCATATACAGCAAGAAGCCGAAGAACAATAACAAGCttgatgataatgataatgacAAGAAGAACGAGTTGAAGCCTGAAGAGCTTTTGATGCATATCATGAATGGTCAAGAAGAGAGGCAGCAGGATCCAGATCAAGATCAGTCTTCATCTGAAGATGCAGACAGAGACAACCATAATGGATATCAGATGCTTGATAATAGTCCTTCTTCCATAGCAATCATGAGTTAA